One Gordonia crocea genomic window, ACGCTGGTGTTCCCCGGCGGTGTCTGGGACGCGATGCGGCCCACCTCGGCGTCGGCGAAGATCAACTTCAACGGCCAACAGGGTTACGTGCGCACCGCCATCATAGCAGGGGTGCCGATCGTCCCCATCGTCACCATCGGCGGCCAGGAGACCCAGCTGTTCCTCAACGACGGCGCGGGCCTGGCCAAACTGTTGCGGCTGGACAAGCTGATCCGGGCCACCCGGGCGCCGCTGACCTTCGGCTTCCCCTTCGGGCTCACGCTGGGCATGCCGCCCAACGTGCCGCTGCCGTCGAAGATGGTGACCCAGGTGCTCGACCCCATCGACATCACCGCCGAGTTCGGCGAGGACCCCGACATCGACGCCGTCGACGAGGAGATCCGGTCGCGGATGCAGGCCGCCCTCGACGAACTCGACCGCGACCGTCGATTCCCGATCATCGGGTGAGGCCATGACCGCGTTGCGCAACCGACTCAGCCACTACGCGTGGATCGTCCGCGTCTTGGTGTCCAGCGGATTCCTCACCCTGCTGCGCCCCGACCGCTACCTGCGGATGGGGTTGTCGTTGCGCCGCCAGGGCGGGACGAACGCGGTCAGCGGCATCGGCCTCGCCGCCGCCCAATACCCCGACGCCGTCGCCCTGCACGACGAGGCCGGCTCGCTGACCTGGGCGCAACTCGACGCCCGGGCCGACGCGCTGGCCGTCGGGCTCAGTGAGTCGACCGTCCGGCCGCCGCGCACCGTCGCGATCATGTGCCGCAACCACCGCGGCATCGTCGAGGCGATCGCCGCGACGATCCGGTTGGGCGCCGACGCGGTCCTGCTCAACACCGGGTTCGCCGGGCCGCAGCTCGCCGACGTCCTCAAGCGCGAACAGGCCGACATCCTCATCGCCGACGACGAGTTCGCCGGCCTCATCGACCATGCCCGCCAATCTGATTCGGGCCTGCGGTGCCTGTGGTCGTGGCAGGAGGGGATCGGCCTGCGCGCCGATCCCGGCACCGTCGAGCACCTCATCTCCTCCCGGATGGGGCAGCGCCCGGCGCCGCCGCGCAAACCCGGCCGGATCATCCTGCTGACCTCGGGCACCACCGGCACCCCCAAGGGCGCCAAGCGCGGCGCCAGCGGATCGGACGTCTCGTCGCTCGCGGCGATGCTCGACCGCATCCCGTGGCGCGGCGGGGAGACGACGGTCATCGCGGCCCCGATCTTCCACGCCTGGGGCTTCGGCCAGATGGCCATCTCGTCGACGATGCACGCGACGATGGTCATGCGTCGCCGGTTCGACCCGCAAGGCACGCTCGACCTCGTGCGCGACCACGGTGCGAGCGGGCTCGCCGTCGTCCCGGTGATGCTCGAACGGATCATGGACCTGCCCGTCGATGTGCTCGACGCCAAGCCGATGCCGACGCTGCGGTTCGCCACCGCCAGCGGGTCGCGGATGCGCGCGGAATCGCTCACCGCCTTCATGGACCGCTTCGGCGACGTGGTTTACAACAGCTACAACGCCACCGAGGCCGGTCTGATCAGCACCGCGACCCCGGCCGACCTGCGGATCGCCCCGGACACCGCCGGGCGGCCCATCGCCGGCACCCGGGTGCGGATTCTCGACGACGATCGGCGCCCGCTCCCGGTCGGCGAGATCGGCGTCATCGCGGTGGCCAACGAGTCGGCCTTCGACGGATACACCGGCACCGAGACCAAGGACTACGCCGACGGCTACATGCTCTCCGGCGACGTCGGGCGGATCGACGGGAACGGCCTGCTCTACGTCGTCGGACGCGACGACGAGATGATCGTCTCCGGCGGCGAGAACGTCTACCCGCTGGAGGTCGAGCTGGTCCTCGACGCCCACCCGGGGGTGGCCGAGGTCGCGGTGATCGGCGTCGACGACGAGAAGTTCGGCCAGCGGCTCGCCGCCTTCGTCGTGCGGTCCGGCGGTTCCGACGTCGATGCCGACGCGTTGAAGGCGCACGTGAAGAGCCAGCTCGCCGGGTACAAGGTGCCGCGCGACATCCATTTCATCGAACTGTTGCCCCGCAACGCCACCGGCAAGGTGCTCAAGCGCGACCTCACCGAGGAGGGACGATGACCGGACTGCAGCGACTGTCGGGCAACGACGCCCTGATGCTCAACATGGAGAATCCGACGACGCCGATGCACACCCTCAAGGTGGCCATCGTCGACCCGTCGCGGCGCGGCCGCCCGATCACCCTGGACGAGCTCGTCGACGTACTGCCCCACTACCTCGGACACTTCCCGCGTGCGACACAGCGCGTGGAGGCGGCATCGGCGACCTACTCGGCGCGCCCGTTCTGGGTGGCCGACGAGAACTTCGACGTCAGCGCCCACCTCGACGAGCGGACCGCAGCCGCCCCCGGCGATCGTCGGGCGCTCGACACAATCCTGACCGAGCTGTCCGTCGAACAACTCGACCGGTCGCGGCCGCTGTGGGCGCTGACCCTCGTGAACGGCCTCGCCGACGGCCAGCAGGCCATCGTCGTGCGGGTCCACCACGCCGTCGCCGACGGCTTGGCCGCCCTCAACACGTTCATGACCGCCACCGCCGAGCGGGGCGGCACGGTGGCGCCCGCCCCGGTCGGCGACATCGAGGCGGTGCAGCGCGAAGAACTGCTGCGCACTGCGCGCGCCGAGTCCAAGAAGCTCTTCCGGGAGGTGCCCAAGGCCACCGGCCGGCTGGTCAAGGGCATCGTCACCTCGCGGCGGTTCGAGAACCGGCACCTGGTGCCCAAGCCGATGGAGTCGTCGCGCAACAGCTTCTCCGCACCCAGCGGCGGCGAACGGCGTTGTGCCAGTGCGAGTCTGCCGCTCGCGCAATTCCAGCAGATCGCCGTCGCCACCGGGACCACCGTCAACGGCGCCCTGCACGGGGTGATCGCCGGGGCCAAGCGCGCCGAGATGATCGCCCGCAGCGAGGACCTGCGCTCGCCGGCGGTGACGGTGTTCGGGGTGGCCGCCGACATGGCGTCGACGCGCACCGCGGGCAATGAGATCTCCACCGCGCTGGCCTATCTGCGCACCGACATCGCCGACCCGGTGCAGCGGCTGACCGCGACCGCGCAGAGCTGTGCCGCGGCGGTCACCAAGCGGCGCAGCATCGGCTTCGAGCTGACCGACCAGATCGCGGTCTACACCGGCCGCACCGGCCCGGTGTTCCGCAAGCTGGCGGCCCCGGTCACGCCGCGCGTCGTCAACAACATCACCACGGCCAACCTGCCGGGTCCCCGTGAGACCCGCTGGGTGGGCGACATCGAGGTGGTGGACTGGATCTCGTTCGCGCTGGCGATCGCGCCGGCCGACGTGAACCTCACCGCCTACAGCTATGCCGGCCGGATCAGCATGGGGCTCATCACGACGCCGGAGTCGATGCCCGATCCGGAGGGTTTCCTCGACCGCGTGCGCGAGTCGCTGCACGAAGTGCGCACGGCGTTGGTCGAGCGGGGGATGTTGGCGGCGCAGGACGCCGACCAATCAGCGGCCAAGCCGCCCACCAATCCCGCGGCGAAGCCGCCCAAGAGAGTCGAGTAGCCATCGTGGGTCTGACCATCTGGGATACGACTGTGGCCCGCGTGGGTCTGTTCGCCAACGTCGTGCCGCGGGCCGTCGCCAGTGCGCGCGCGGCGAAGAACGGCGATGAGCGCCTGGGCATTCCGCCGTCGAAGGTCGGCGCGCGCACGGTGGGCGAGTCGGCCGTCGACGAGCTGTTCGTCGCCCTCAACTCGGTGCTGCGCGACGTGTCGGAGATCGACGACCTCGCCGCCGCGGTGCAGCGTTGCGACGCGGCCGCGCCGGTGCTCACCGAGCTCGGGGTCACCGGGGTCAACCGCCCCCAGCCGGTGCCGACGATCTTGCGGCGCAGCCGCAAGCGCTTCACCACGACGGTCTACGACCACGTCGACTTCAAGCTGGACGTCGACCTGCCCGAGCCGATGGCCGCCTATGCGCCCTACCTCGACGGAGTGTCGTCGGCGCGGGTGCTGGCCCACGAGGAGCCGGGCCGGCGCTGGATCATCT contains:
- a CDS encoding lysophospholipid acyltransferase family protein translates to MAEDKSQPVPEKGSQARWDPEWVARVLPLLKTIAKVYFRSEVRGMDKVPDGGVLLVSNHSGGMVAYDVPLIAVAFADEFGADRPLCTLAHDLVFLGAGDTIFGKFGFLRAHPRNAVAALREGMATLVFPGGVWDAMRPTSASAKINFNGQQGYVRTAIIAGVPIVPIVTIGGQETQLFLNDGAGLAKLLRLDKLIRATRAPLTFGFPFGLTLGMPPNVPLPSKMVTQVLDPIDITAEFGEDPDIDAVDEEIRSRMQAALDELDRDRRFPIIG
- a CDS encoding AMP-binding protein, which codes for MTALRNRLSHYAWIVRVLVSSGFLTLLRPDRYLRMGLSLRRQGGTNAVSGIGLAAAQYPDAVALHDEAGSLTWAQLDARADALAVGLSESTVRPPRTVAIMCRNHRGIVEAIAATIRLGADAVLLNTGFAGPQLADVLKREQADILIADDEFAGLIDHARQSDSGLRCLWSWQEGIGLRADPGTVEHLISSRMGQRPAPPRKPGRIILLTSGTTGTPKGAKRGASGSDVSSLAAMLDRIPWRGGETTVIAAPIFHAWGFGQMAISSTMHATMVMRRRFDPQGTLDLVRDHGASGLAVVPVMLERIMDLPVDVLDAKPMPTLRFATASGSRMRAESLTAFMDRFGDVVYNSYNATEAGLISTATPADLRIAPDTAGRPIAGTRVRILDDDRRPLPVGEIGVIAVANESAFDGYTGTETKDYADGYMLSGDVGRIDGNGLLYVVGRDDEMIVSGGENVYPLEVELVLDAHPGVAEVAVIGVDDEKFGQRLAAFVVRSGGSDVDADALKAHVKSQLAGYKVPRDIHFIELLPRNATGKVLKRDLTEEGR
- a CDS encoding wax ester/triacylglycerol synthase domain-containing protein; the protein is MTGLQRLSGNDALMLNMENPTTPMHTLKVAIVDPSRRGRPITLDELVDVLPHYLGHFPRATQRVEAASATYSARPFWVADENFDVSAHLDERTAAAPGDRRALDTILTELSVEQLDRSRPLWALTLVNGLADGQQAIVVRVHHAVADGLAALNTFMTATAERGGTVAPAPVGDIEAVQREELLRTARAESKKLFREVPKATGRLVKGIVTSRRFENRHLVPKPMESSRNSFSAPSGGERRCASASLPLAQFQQIAVATGTTVNGALHGVIAGAKRAEMIARSEDLRSPAVTVFGVAADMASTRTAGNEISTALAYLRTDIADPVQRLTATAQSCAAAVTKRRSIGFELTDQIAVYTGRTGPVFRKLAAPVTPRVVNNITTANLPGPRETRWVGDIEVVDWISFALAIAPADVNLTAYSYAGRISMGLITTPESMPDPEGFLDRVRESLHEVRTALVERGMLAAQDADQSAAKPPTNPAAKPPKRVE